A stretch of Chionomys nivalis chromosome 2, mChiNiv1.1, whole genome shotgun sequence DNA encodes these proteins:
- the LOC130865911 gene encoding protein FAM187B-like, with the protein MLTILWILLSFALPVLGLHLPVTCPQDKECQLALLSNNDVLLECSVSKARWFFFGLDIDDKPVSVSGISSDPESHLLIQNPSPFSTGLYECQDENGTRVTGYKIDFQDVTRLHVTHLDLNQEPLMNDTLNLGHGEILYTRWEPWQECNNCQNPGELKRLGERKRLGYCYVKEPLEEPVPCGIYLGDTKALYDRVRPELQVEVCYEMCQGHMFGGDYVIFDSFRLTEESESTLIFCPFASIYRPVHWEANDTALTWQDQLSGKVTGSLMDPVSGGQQLQIFQPAIYRCFVEQELIAQFSPTASVELLEAERQTKVQGRWQHRAQLGKADSVLRGLKLMLLMASILVVGGLLCKVVFRPTRGKKRNLVLLVK; encoded by the exons ATGCTTACCATCCTGTGGATACTGCTCAGCTTTGCTCTCCCGGTGTTGGGGCTCCACCTGCCTGTCACATGTCCCCAGGACAAGGAATGTCAACTCGCCCTCCTCTCCAACAATGATGTGCTCTTGGAATGCAGCGTCTCCAAGGCACGCTGGTTCTTCTTCGGGCTGGACATAGATGACAAACCCGTTAGCGTCTCCGGTATTTCCAGTGATCCAGAGAGTCATCTCCTGATTCAAAACCCATCACCCTTCAGCACAGGCCTCTACGAATGCCAGGACGAGAATGGAACCCGAGTGACGGGGTATAAGATTGATTTCCAGGATGTCACCAGGCTTCACGTCACGCACCTAGACCTGAATCAGGAGCCCCTGATGAATGACACACTGAACCTGGGCCACGGAGAGATACTGTACACCCGGTGGGAACCTTGGCAGGAATGCAACAACTGTCAAAACCCGGGCGAGCTTAAACGCCTGGGGGAGCGCAAACGCCTGGGTTACTGCTATGTAAAGGAGCCCTTGGAGGAGCCTGTACCCTGTGGGATCTACTTGGGAGATACAAAGGCACTTTATGACCGAGTAAGGCCGGAGTTGCAGGTGGAGGTCTGCTATGAGATGTGCCAAGGCCATATGTTTGGTGGAGACTATGTTATTTTCGACAGCTTCAGGCTCACGGAGGAGTCAGAATCCACACTGATCTTCTGTCCCTTTGCATCCATCTACAG GCCTGTTCACTGGGAAGCCAACGACACTGCTCTGACCTGGCAGGACCAGCTTTCTGGCAAGGTCACGGGCAGCTTAATGGACCCGGTCAGCGGTGGCCAGCAGCTGCAGATCTTCCAGCCGGCCATTTACAGATGTTTCGTGGAACAGGAGCTGATAGCCCAATTTAGCCCCACAGCCTCTGTGGAACTGTTGGAGGCTGAGAGACAAACCAAAGTCCAGGGGCGTTGGCAGCACAGGGCCCAGCTAGGCAAAGCGGACTCCGTCCTCAGGGGCCTGAAGTTGATGCTGCTGATGGCCTCTATCCTGGTTGTGGGGGGACTTCTCTGTAAGGTGGTCTTTCGTCCCACCCGGGGCAAGAAGAGGAATCTGGTCCTCCTCGTGAAATAA